A stretch of Aureispira sp. CCB-E DNA encodes these proteins:
- a CDS encoding polysaccharide biosynthesis C-terminal domain-containing protein gives MDELDRKKKQRLTWIVLYGSLQILPPLGQFLISYFVIRFNSEAAWGEIVNYLIFVNLAILFFNWGQNTYLIRAFSQNVQMVAVYWQESFCSRLVLLGLVQMVAIVFFYGDGVSCWWLSVWLWGAFGVRSFDPLPIYTRRLKGALSIEGGGLMMILIALWSHRSNLDTNYLLFLYAFLAVAKAMAYAFFYRRVVLKNWKWRFRKAFLVTAFPFFIPAMIGFVQSRIDLYGVAFYLSEETLGAYQVFFKAFSLFILGNRIIVSPFLKNIYRMPDTALQRLNHWMFGLGIWGTAPVVIAFYYLLPWIYGINFSAWMYGLGYLMIVPFFGYAIQTHHLIKIEKEKQLVVVFLGAAFANICCNYILIPTYGALGAIASTAIVQWLLFFVFRILLGKSSKWQKINN, from the coding sequence ATGGACGAACTAGATAGAAAAAAAAAGCAACGATTGACATGGATTGTTCTGTATGGTAGTCTTCAAATTCTACCTCCACTAGGACAGTTTCTTATTTCTTATTTTGTCATTCGATTCAATTCAGAGGCAGCTTGGGGCGAAATAGTAAATTATTTGATTTTTGTCAACTTAGCTATTTTATTTTTTAATTGGGGGCAGAATACCTACTTGATTCGAGCCTTTAGTCAAAATGTTCAAATGGTAGCCGTTTATTGGCAAGAGTCGTTTTGCAGTCGTTTGGTTTTGTTGGGATTAGTGCAGATGGTTGCCATTGTTTTTTTTTATGGAGATGGGGTAAGTTGTTGGTGGCTTTCTGTTTGGTTGTGGGGAGCTTTTGGAGTGCGCTCCTTTGATCCGTTGCCTATTTATACTAGAAGATTAAAAGGAGCTTTGAGCATAGAAGGGGGAGGATTGATGATGATATTAATAGCCTTGTGGTCACATCGTTCCAATTTGGATACCAACTACCTACTTTTTTTATATGCATTTTTAGCTGTTGCCAAAGCTATGGCTTATGCCTTTTTTTATCGACGTGTTGTTTTAAAGAATTGGAAATGGAGGTTTCGAAAAGCATTTTTGGTCACTGCTTTTCCTTTTTTTATACCAGCGATGATTGGATTTGTTCAAAGTAGAATAGATTTGTATGGAGTAGCATTTTATTTATCAGAAGAAACATTGGGGGCTTATCAAGTTTTTTTCAAAGCATTTAGTTTGTTTATACTAGGAAATAGAATTATTGTGAGTCCATTTTTAAAAAACATTTATCGAATGCCTGATACAGCCTTACAACGGCTCAACCATTGGATGTTTGGGTTGGGAATATGGGGAACAGCACCAGTTGTAATTGCTTTTTACTATTTATTACCTTGGATATACGGAATTAACTTTTCTGCTTGGATGTATGGTTTGGGGTATCTAATGATCGTACCTTTTTTTGGCTATGCTATTCAAACGCATCATCTAATAAAAATAGAAAAAGAAAAGCAGTTAGTTGTGGTCTTTTTGGGGGCTGCATTCGCGAATATTTGTTGCAACTATATTCTAATTCCGACCTATGGTGCTTTGGGAGCAATTGCTTCAACGGCTATAGTACAGTGGTTGCTATTTTTTGTTTTTAGGATATTGCTTGGTAAGTCGTCAAAATGGCAAAAAATTAATAATTAG
- a CDS encoding putative capsular polysaccharide synthesis family protein: MKYYLKSFYRYHIRGQWYYLKAKKSLSSEQKPIVIYSMGKVGSLSLYHSIRSHSNSPIFHIHSLNQRRIDWEYKTCRAKGWWPDSKNTGALIYNKKIQPNQPTSIITTIREPIERNVSAFFEVFRYYNNMDASNYDNDVSLLQEQFLQLVPHDYPLNWLDDELKMMLEIDVFATNFDTQKKYKEYQRGNFELLLMRVDLPDAKKEKRLKEFLNIPNLKLERHNIGAQKDYAHLYHTFKTSLRLPKNYVEQMLDSKYCRHFYSQEERHSLFKKWTN, translated from the coding sequence ATGAAGTATTATTTAAAGTCATTTTACCGTTATCATATTCGTGGACAATGGTACTATTTAAAGGCTAAAAAATCATTATCATCGGAGCAAAAACCAATTGTAATTTACAGTATGGGAAAAGTAGGATCGTTGTCTTTGTATCATTCGATTCGAAGTCATAGTAACAGCCCAATATTCCACATACATAGCTTAAATCAAAGGCGTATAGATTGGGAATACAAGACTTGTAGAGCAAAAGGTTGGTGGCCCGATTCTAAAAATACGGGTGCTCTAATTTATAACAAAAAAATTCAACCCAACCAACCAACTTCAATTATAACAACAATAAGAGAACCGATAGAACGCAATGTATCTGCTTTTTTTGAAGTGTTTCGTTATTATAATAATATGGATGCTTCCAACTATGATAATGATGTTTCTCTTTTGCAAGAACAATTCTTACAACTAGTGCCTCATGATTATCCGTTAAATTGGCTAGACGATGAATTAAAAATGATGCTGGAAATAGATGTTTTTGCGACTAATTTTGATACTCAAAAAAAGTATAAAGAATATCAGAGAGGAAATTTTGAATTGTTATTAATGCGGGTAGATTTGCCAGATGCTAAAAAAGAAAAAAGGTTGAAGGAATTTCTTAATATTCCTAATTTGAAATTGGAGCGCCATAATATTGGAGCACAAAAAGACTATGCGCATTTATACCACACATTTAAAACCAGTTTGAGATTGCCTAAAAACTATGTAGAGCAAATGTTAGATTCTAAATATTGCCGCCATTTTTACAGTCAAGAAGAACGCCATAGCTTATTTAAAAAATGGACGAACTAG